One part of the Rutidosis leptorrhynchoides isolate AG116_Rl617_1_P2 chromosome 1, CSIRO_AGI_Rlap_v1, whole genome shotgun sequence genome encodes these proteins:
- the LOC139861275 gene encoding uncharacterized protein, with translation MSNNYNLGPFFSNDALTSFIFSGLFIDFQAAIPSGTPQDLGVGWVLSWYSVFPASFGFYGLLAVIFLSDIRDRFLSCGGGRRRIPPEFYFHHGQRDKLHLTVMYENGWMRMCIEMFCLNEEESWTNVETYMVMSSYLISHLKPLHLMRNKNWLMIHDHDYYRYKECSLYIVNFDEKTNRSRRDDGTLLVNKGVIPQAVRYIETLVSPNQYMNEPKFHYKTKKRYNQTFYTVKIFTYI, from the exons ATGTCGAATAATTACAACCTCGGTCCGTTTTTCTCCAATGATGCCCTGACCAGTTTCATCTTCTCCGGTCTCTTCATCGACTTCCAGGCGGCGATTCCGAGTGGTACTCCTCAGGATCTAGGTGTTGGTTGGGTTTTGAGTTGGTATTCGGTGTTTCCAGCATCTTTTGGGTTTTATGGGTTGCTCGCCGTTATTTTCCTCTCCGATATTCGTGACCGGTTTCTTTCCTGTGGTGGTGGTAGGCGACGAATTCCACCTGAATTCTACTTTCATCATG GGCAAAGAGACAAACTTCATTTGACCGTCATGTATGAGAATGGTTGGATGCGGATGTGTATCGAGATGTTTTGCTTGAACGAAGAAGAAAGTTGGACCAATGTAGAAACTTATATGGTGATGTCGTCGTATCTTATTTCTCATTTGAAACCACTCCACTTGATGAGGAATAAAAATTGGCTCATGATACATGATCATGATTACTATAGATATAAAGAATGTTCTCTTTATATAGTAAATTTCGATGAGAAAACAAACAGAAGCAGAAGAGATGATGGTACCCTCCTCGTTAACAAGGGTGTCATTCCTCAAGCAGTGAGATACATCGAGACGTTGGTGTCACCCAATCAATATATGAACGAGCCAAAATTTCATTACAAAACTAAAAAAAGGTACAACCAAACTTTTTATACCGTAAAGATTTTCACATATATATGA